A stretch of Pseudomonas sp. CCC3.1 DNA encodes these proteins:
- a CDS encoding FAD-dependent oxidoreductase, which produces MHDSECFDYVIIGGGIAGASLAWRLAAHASVAVLERETQPGYHSTGRSAAMFMEAYGTPQIQALTRASRAFYEQPPEGFTEHALLAPRGCLYVASHEQQALLKHTFEASHDHAANLALIDTEQALALVPCLRPDVIAGALLETAARDLDVHALHQGFLRAMRRAGGVLQCNAELSSATREGGYWQVLLTDGHQLRARNLVNAAGAWADQVALQCGVPPVGLQPCRRTAFTFDGPSGMDFSQWPAVIGIDERFYFKPDAGQLLGSPANADPVPAHDVMPEELDIATGIYHIEHATTLSIRRPRHSWAGLRSFVSDGDLVVGWDNHREGFYWLAAQGGYGIQSAAGVSQLASAQLLGQPLPEALRCQGVEPERLSPARLR; this is translated from the coding sequence ATGCACGACAGCGAATGTTTTGACTACGTCATCATCGGCGGCGGTATTGCTGGAGCATCGCTGGCCTGGCGGCTCGCCGCACATGCCAGTGTTGCCGTGCTGGAACGCGAAACACAGCCGGGCTACCACTCCACCGGGCGCTCGGCAGCCATGTTTATGGAAGCCTACGGCACGCCGCAGATTCAGGCGTTGACCCGCGCCAGTCGCGCTTTCTACGAACAACCACCCGAGGGCTTCACAGAGCATGCGTTGCTGGCGCCGCGCGGTTGCCTGTATGTCGCCAGTCATGAGCAGCAGGCATTGCTCAAGCACACCTTTGAAGCCAGCCATGACCACGCCGCCAATCTGGCGTTGATTGATACCGAGCAGGCACTGGCACTGGTGCCTTGCCTGCGCCCGGACGTGATCGCGGGCGCCCTGCTCGAAACAGCCGCCCGCGATCTGGATGTGCACGCGCTGCACCAGGGTTTTCTGCGGGCCATGCGCCGCGCCGGTGGCGTGTTGCAGTGCAACGCTGAGTTGAGTTCGGCCACCCGCGAAGGCGGTTATTGGCAGGTGTTACTGACTGACGGGCACCAGTTGCGCGCACGCAATCTGGTCAACGCTGCCGGTGCGTGGGCCGATCAGGTCGCCCTGCAATGCGGTGTGCCGCCTGTTGGTTTGCAACCGTGTCGGCGTACGGCATTCACCTTCGACGGCCCGTCAGGCATGGATTTCTCGCAATGGCCCGCAGTGATCGGGATTGATGAACGCTTTTATTTCAAGCCGGACGCCGGTCAGTTGCTGGGCTCGCCTGCCAACGCCGACCCGGTCCCGGCGCACGATGTGATGCCCGAGGAACTGGACATCGCCACCGGGATTTATCACATCGAACACGCCACCACCTTGAGCATCCGCAGACCGCGTCATAGCTGGGCAGGTCTGCGCTCATTCGTCAGCGACGGCGACCTGGTGGTCGGCTGGGACAATCACCGCGAAGGTTTCTACTGGCTGGCTGCTCAAGGTGGCTACGGAATTCAGTCGGCCGCCGGGGTCTCGCAACTGGCCAGCGCGCAGTTGCTCGGCCAACCCTTGCCTGAAGCATTGCGCTGCCAGGGCGTCGAGCCTGAGCGGCTGAGCCCTGCCCGTTTGCGTTAA
- a CDS encoding cytochrome c yields MRTTITTAVLLSLLSSATVFAADAPILSTSGKFDEATGEALFNQVCQGCHMADGQGSHGAGAYPALAANPKLGAKVYPVYMVSSGQGGMPGFQKYMDDQQIASVVNYVRTHFGNQYADTVTVEDVKTVTRR; encoded by the coding sequence ATGCGAACCACGATTACCACCGCCGTTTTGTTGAGCCTGCTGAGCAGTGCCACTGTATTTGCGGCAGACGCCCCGATACTTTCAACCTCAGGTAAATTCGACGAGGCGACGGGCGAAGCCCTGTTCAATCAGGTGTGTCAGGGCTGCCATATGGCTGACGGCCAGGGCTCTCACGGAGCCGGTGCTTATCCGGCTCTGGCCGCAAACCCCAAGCTGGGGGCCAAGGTCTATCCGGTCTATATGGTGTCATCCGGGCAGGGCGGCATGCCGGGCTTCCAAAAGTACATGGATGACCAGCAGATAGCCTCTGTGGTCAACTATGTGCGCACTCACTTTGGTAACCAATACGCCGATACGGTGACGGTCGAAGACGTTAAAACCGTTACCCGGCGCTAG
- a CDS encoding RidA family protein translates to MSKKIITTVLLTSLLGGLMATQVNAAEVIRHKLPNSNFPISLAVEIPPGVTVVNLSGVVPPIADSKADPKTLAAYGDTEVQTVNVLKNIEATLKSINLTMGDVVKMQVYLVGTPETGKMDFAGFMKGYTQFFGTQAQPKLPTRSAFQVAGLANPNYLVEIEVTAVRP, encoded by the coding sequence ATGTCGAAAAAAATCATCACCACCGTTCTATTGACCTCTCTGTTGGGTGGTTTGATGGCGACTCAGGTCAACGCAGCTGAAGTGATTCGCCACAAGCTGCCGAACTCGAATTTCCCGATCTCGCTGGCGGTGGAAATTCCACCGGGTGTGACCGTGGTCAATCTCAGTGGCGTGGTGCCGCCCATTGCCGACAGCAAGGCCGACCCCAAGACCCTGGCCGCTTATGGCGACACCGAAGTGCAAACGGTCAACGTGCTGAAGAACATTGAGGCCACGTTGAAAAGCATCAACCTGACGATGGGTGATGTGGTGAAAATGCAGGTGTATCTGGTGGGCACGCCTGAAACCGGGAAGATGGACTTTGCCGGTTTTATGAAAGGCTATACCCAGTTCTTTGGCACCCAGGCACAACCAAAACTGCCGACGCGTTCTGCGTTTCAGGTCGCAGGGCTGGCTAATCCGAACTATCTGGTAGAAATCGAAGTGACGGCTGTTCGTCCATAA
- a CDS encoding type II toxin-antitoxin system HicB family antitoxin, whose protein sequence is MTNQMQYKSDYSSIEASTENNCLYGKLQFIRPLVNYEGQAVAKLEAAFHEAVDDYLQTCQELGHNPKISCKGSFNIRAGHDLHLAADLGSVRNVSTLGYAALKTSSECSFTARKLRFLACFRLA, encoded by the coding sequence ATGACTAACCAAATGCAATACAAGAGCGACTACAGCTCAATCGAAGCCAGCACTGAAAATAACTGCCTGTACGGCAAACTCCAGTTCATTCGCCCTCTGGTCAATTACGAAGGCCAGGCAGTCGCCAAGCTTGAAGCGGCATTTCATGAAGCAGTGGATGACTACCTGCAAACCTGCCAGGAGCTCGGGCACAACCCGAAAATATCCTGCAAAGGCTCATTCAATATACGGGCTGGGCATGATCTGCACTTGGCCGCAGACTTAGGCTCTGTACGAAATGTATCTACGCTCGGTTATGCGGCGTTGAAAACAAGCTCGGAATGCTCATTTACAGCCCGTAAACTCCGCTTCCTCGCCTGTTTTCGCCTTGCCTGA
- a CDS encoding flavin monoamine oxidase family protein has translation MYQAMSSLGFAAESNYERNFALSGAPKGTRVLILGAGLAGMTAAYELRKAGYQVKVLEFNAKPGGRCWTLRGGDRFTELGGATQHCEFDKGLYLNPGPWRIPYHHHAVLDYCHKFGVALEPFIQVNYNAMVHSTKAFGGKPQRYREVQADFQGHVAELLSKAVNQHGLDQALTQEDRERLLEVMRKWGALDAGNAYKKSLETSLRRGFAVDDGGGLMPEAVPSEPIDCKALFDSNLWQSIASGQEYEFQSSIFQPVGGMDMIAQAFQKQVNDLIHYNAKVTRIQQNDKGVTVTYQNSDGSGGAQQEQADWCVCTLPLSILGQLPVDVSAPMMTAIRAVPYESSVKVGLQFKRRFWEQDEHIYGGITYTDTPISKISYPSTDYGKQGKGVLLGAYIWGPNAYEFTAMSPQMRVQKAVEYGTQIHPQYPGEFENGIAVGWHRVPWTNGCYGLWTPETRQQHYKNLCQIDGRIVLAGEHASYIPAWMEGAILSSQDAIKRLHTHIIASAKAA, from the coding sequence ATGTATCAGGCAATGAGCTCGTTGGGCTTTGCCGCTGAATCAAATTATGAGCGCAACTTTGCCTTGAGCGGTGCACCCAAGGGCACCCGGGTCTTGATTCTGGGCGCTGGGCTTGCGGGCATGACCGCTGCCTACGAACTGCGCAAGGCCGGGTATCAGGTCAAGGTGCTGGAATTTAATGCCAAGCCCGGCGGGCGCTGCTGGACCTTGCGCGGAGGGGATCGTTTTACCGAGTTGGGCGGTGCGACTCAGCACTGTGAGTTTGATAAAGGCTTGTACCTCAACCCCGGGCCGTGGCGCATTCCTTACCATCACCATGCCGTGCTCGATTACTGTCACAAATTCGGCGTCGCGCTGGAGCCTTTCATTCAGGTCAACTACAACGCAATGGTCCATTCCACCAAGGCGTTTGGTGGTAAGCCACAACGTTACCGCGAGGTGCAGGCCGACTTTCAGGGGCACGTTGCCGAGCTGTTGAGCAAGGCGGTCAATCAGCACGGCCTTGATCAGGCGCTGACACAAGAAGACCGCGAACGCTTGCTGGAGGTCATGCGCAAATGGGGGGCGCTGGATGCCGGCAATGCCTATAAAAAATCATTGGAGACCAGTCTTCGCCGCGGTTTTGCAGTGGATGATGGCGGCGGCCTGATGCCCGAGGCGGTCCCGTCAGAGCCTATCGATTGCAAGGCGTTGTTCGATTCCAATCTGTGGCAAAGCATTGCCAGCGGCCAGGAATACGAATTCCAGAGCAGTATTTTCCAGCCGGTTGGTGGCATGGACATGATTGCCCAGGCGTTCCAGAAACAGGTCAATGACCTGATTCATTACAACGCCAAGGTCACGCGCATCCAGCAAAACGACAAAGGCGTGACTGTGACGTATCAAAACAGTGATGGCAGCGGCGGGGCGCAGCAAGAGCAGGCGGATTGGTGCGTGTGCACGTTGCCGCTGTCGATTCTTGGGCAACTGCCGGTCGATGTCAGCGCCCCGATGATGACTGCGATTCGTGCGGTGCCGTACGAGTCCTCGGTGAAGGTCGGTTTGCAATTCAAGCGTCGTTTCTGGGAGCAGGACGAGCACATCTACGGCGGCATCACTTACACCGACACGCCGATCAGCAAAATCAGTTACCCGAGCACCGACTATGGCAAACAGGGCAAAGGGGTTCTGCTCGGGGCTTACATCTGGGGGCCGAATGCCTACGAATTCACGGCCATGAGCCCGCAAATGCGCGTGCAGAAAGCCGTTGAGTACGGCACGCAGATTCACCCGCAATACCCTGGCGAATTTGAAAACGGGATTGCTGTCGGTTGGCACCGAGTTCCCTGGACTAACGGTTGCTATGGGTTATGGACGCCAGAAACCCGCCAGCAGCACTACAAAAACCTGTGCCAGATTGACGGTCGAATTGTGCTCGCGGGTGAACATGCTTCCTATATTCCAGCCTGGATGGAAGGCGCAATCCTGTCGTCTCAAGACGCCATCAAGCGCCTGCATACCCACATCATCGCCAGTGCGAAAGCAGCCTGA
- a CDS encoding RHS repeat-associated core domain-containing protein — translation MTSSLHQHTPSLTVFDPRGLSVRGIAYHRREVEAVIAERVQRQVFNARGQLAQQWDPRLLELSESEAGAQPNQSTRYSLSGQVLLTESVDAGWRLACHDAAGLLRESWDGRDTHRSYAYDEHLRPVSVFEHELSLCVERFTYAGVDEESARHNRCGQLLRHDDQAGSLWHEAFALTGQPLSEARQFCAVLTPSHWPESEKDLEGNPYTTHWRHDALGAVIEQIDALEHVQRFEFDIAGQPFASWLDGVALLKSTTYNAFGHVEIEQAGNDVTTTAYYSPQGGLLSNLKAKTSTGKTLQDLNYQYDPVGNIVHIEDLTQPVQWFAGQRIQAVSTYAYDTLYQLTRATGRENASQTIGPSLPRLEIFGAIDESCWRNYSQTYSYDSGGNLTQLKHDAGAGNAYTREMVVDTRSNRSLFKDDSPIDFANAFDTNGNQQALVPGQLMQWDSRNQLQLVTQVQRDAPDGRDDDSETYVYDGGGQRARKVRRAKTRGGEHISEVLYLPGLEIRTRTTGERLHVVIAQAGRNGVRLLHWEAGRRRGIDNDQLRYSLSDHLGSSTLELDQAGELLSQESYYPYGGTAWWAAKSAIEGRYKVIRYSGKERDATGLYYYGLRYYAPWLQRWINPDPSGDADGLNLYCFVRNNPVGFYDLSGLCCWGVNDEYEEAAKCNYKISSRGLVKLREISPAYAERAINAVELAHIAVKEALDIVRAYTASADVTPESMTIMNSVISGEDPETMAYLESVYKGVDDHLTAIRNDADMESFVFVKPLSKTLKAEKYGTRPVVRAFVYTGDSERRVFMNMARLEGDHVLKSAATIIHELSHYQGTHDFLYVDMGFAGVGVDTPIDEASNALMALSSNLNSIANGTRDGDIFKGLVRIREKRLNSSFKLVHPELMGNGKSVSYPGIRQKILRMNADSVAMLAMSLSAGKLSHGLR, via the coding sequence ATGACCAGTTCCCTGCATCAACACACACCTTCACTCACGGTCTTTGATCCACGCGGTTTGTCTGTGCGTGGCATTGCCTACCATCGACGGGAAGTTGAGGCGGTTATCGCAGAGCGAGTCCAGCGCCAAGTGTTCAATGCTCGGGGGCAACTGGCTCAGCAATGGGACCCGCGTTTGCTTGAGCTGAGTGAGAGTGAAGCCGGGGCTCAACCCAACCAATCCACACGCTATAGCCTCAGTGGCCAAGTGCTGTTGACAGAGAGTGTGGATGCTGGCTGGCGACTCGCGTGTCATGACGCTGCCGGGCTGCTGCGTGAGAGCTGGGATGGGCGCGATACCCATCGCAGCTATGCCTACGATGAACACCTGCGACCGGTGAGTGTGTTTGAGCATGAGCTGTCGCTGTGTGTGGAGCGTTTTACCTATGCGGGCGTCGACGAGGAAAGCGCCCGTCACAACCGCTGCGGGCAACTGCTTCGACACGATGATCAGGCGGGCAGTCTGTGGCATGAGGCATTTGCACTCACCGGACAGCCGCTGAGCGAGGCACGTCAATTCTGCGCAGTGCTGACGCCATCTCACTGGCCTGAGTCTGAAAAAGATCTGGAAGGCAACCCGTACACCACCCACTGGCGGCACGATGCGCTGGGCGCGGTCATCGAGCAAATCGATGCGCTTGAACATGTGCAGCGTTTTGAGTTTGATATTGCGGGCCAGCCCTTTGCGTCCTGGCTTGACGGCGTCGCGCTACTCAAAAGCACGACCTACAACGCTTTTGGCCACGTAGAAATTGAGCAGGCAGGCAATGACGTCACTACCACGGCGTATTACTCCCCGCAGGGCGGCCTGCTATCAAACCTGAAGGCCAAAACCTCGACGGGCAAAACACTGCAAGACTTGAACTACCAGTACGATCCGGTAGGCAATATCGTGCACATTGAAGACCTGACCCAGCCGGTGCAATGGTTTGCTGGGCAGCGTATTCAGGCCGTCAGTACGTATGCCTATGACACGCTCTATCAATTAACCCGCGCTACCGGTCGTGAAAACGCCAGTCAGACCATCGGCCCGAGCCTGCCAAGGCTGGAGATCTTTGGCGCGATAGATGAGAGCTGTTGGCGCAATTACAGCCAGACCTATAGCTACGACAGCGGCGGCAACCTGACTCAACTCAAGCACGATGCAGGGGCTGGCAATGCTTACACCCGCGAAATGGTCGTCGACACACGCAGCAATCGCAGCCTGTTCAAGGACGATTCACCAATAGATTTTGCCAACGCCTTTGATACCAACGGCAATCAACAAGCCTTGGTACCGGGTCAACTTATGCAGTGGGACAGTCGCAATCAGTTGCAGCTAGTCACCCAAGTGCAGCGCGACGCGCCGGATGGCCGGGACGACGACAGTGAAACCTACGTCTATGACGGCGGCGGGCAGCGTGCGCGCAAAGTGCGTCGCGCCAAAACCCGTGGTGGCGAGCACATCAGTGAAGTGCTTTATCTGCCGGGGCTTGAGATCCGCACCCGCACGACAGGCGAGCGATTGCACGTAGTGATCGCCCAAGCGGGGCGCAATGGCGTGCGTTTGTTGCACTGGGAGGCAGGCCGTCGCAGAGGCATTGATAATGATCAATTGCGTTACAGCTTGAGTGACCATTTGGGCAGCAGCACGCTGGAACTGGATCAAGCCGGCGAGTTGTTAAGTCAGGAAAGTTACTACCCCTACGGCGGTACGGCCTGGTGGGCAGCGAAAAGTGCAATTGAAGGCCGCTACAAAGTCATTCGATACTCGGGTAAAGAACGGGATGCGACCGGGTTGTATTATTACGGACTCCGTTATTACGCGCCGTGGTTGCAGCGGTGGATTAATCCGGATCCGTCAGGGGATGCTGATGGATTGAATCTGTACTGTTTTGTACGAAATAACCCAGTGGGTTTTTATGACTTATCAGGACTTTGCTGCTGGGGAGTGAATGATGAGTATGAAGAAGCTGCCAAATGTAATTATAAAATTTCAAGCCGCGGACTTGTAAAACTCAGAGAGATAAGTCCGGCCTACGCAGAGCGTGCGATAAACGCTGTCGAACTGGCGCACATAGCCGTTAAAGAAGCACTTGATATAGTGAGAGCTTATACAGCCAGCGCTGATGTAACTCCCGAGAGTATGACAATAATGAATAGTGTTATCTCAGGGGAGGACCCGGAAACAATGGCTTATCTTGAAAGTGTTTATAAGGGTGTTGATGACCATTTGACGGCTATTCGGAATGATGCGGATATGGAGTCGTTTGTCTTCGTAAAACCCCTCTCTAAAACCCTAAAAGCTGAAAAATATGGAACAAGGCCCGTCGTGCGAGCTTTTGTTTATACAGGAGATTCAGAGCGCAGAGTTTTTATGAATATGGCAAGGCTAGAGGGTGATCATGTACTAAAATCCGCAGCAACGATTATTCATGAGCTTTCCCACTATCAAGGAACGCATGATTTTTTATATGTAGATATGGGGTTTGCGGGGGTGGGGGTCGACACGCCTATAGATGAAGCAAGTAATGCCTTGATGGCGTTGTCTAGTAATTTAAATTCAATAGCTAATGGTACTCGTGATGGCGATATTTTTAAAGGCTTGGTTAGAATTAGAGAGAAACGTCTGAATTCATCATTTAAATTGGTTCATCCGGAACTCATGGGAAATGGCAAGAGTGTTTCATATCCTGGTATTAGGCAAAAAATACTTAGAATGAACGCCGATTCGGTTGCCATGCTAGCAATGTCACTCTCAGCGGGCAAACTTAGCCATGGACTTAGATAG
- a CDS encoding Rid family hydrolase translates to MSERLQRYPSHLPYPFSKAIRVGDFLFLSGQVPMSPEGEVVRGDIRVQTEAVMTRISETLAECGVGFDQVVKATVWLSDMQHFAGFNEVYSRHFNNGFPVRSTVGAQLALGVDVEVEVQAWLGAS, encoded by the coding sequence ATGTCTGAGCGTCTACAGCGTTACCCGAGCCACCTGCCCTACCCGTTTTCCAAAGCGATTCGGGTCGGCGATTTTCTGTTTCTGTCCGGGCAAGTGCCCATGAGCCCTGAAGGTGAAGTGGTACGCGGCGACATTCGCGTGCAGACCGAAGCCGTGATGACACGCATCAGCGAGACCTTGGCCGAATGCGGCGTGGGGTTTGATCAAGTGGTCAAGGCCACGGTGTGGCTGTCGGACATGCAACATTTCGCCGGTTTCAACGAGGTCTACTCACGTCACTTCAACAACGGTTTCCCGGTGCGCTCCACCGTTGGCGCCCAGCTCGCGCTGGGGGTTGATGTCGAAGTCGAAGTTCAGGCCTGGCTCGGCGCCAGCTGA
- a CDS encoding LysE family translocator, protein MVSINDWLSFTFIALIVTLTPGPAVIMSLSNSVSHGPWRAMIGSLGNAIGLLIIASATSAGLGALLIASATAFLVLKVAGASYLIYLGVKQWRSRNHAFDNVRSAPAVDVSAWKLFSKGFSVAITNPKAILFFAAFLPQFIQGGNSSLSYLTVLIFTFAGCSIVAHLFYALLAQTLKGYLSSPARAKALNRLFGVSFMGLGVSLLTIRGKVA, encoded by the coding sequence TTGGTTTCAATAAATGATTGGCTCAGTTTCACCTTTATTGCCCTGATCGTGACACTCACTCCCGGGCCTGCGGTCATCATGTCGCTGTCCAATTCCGTGAGCCATGGCCCGTGGCGCGCCATGATCGGCTCTCTTGGCAACGCGATCGGACTGCTGATTATTGCCTCGGCGACCAGTGCCGGACTGGGGGCGCTGCTGATAGCGTCGGCCACAGCTTTTCTAGTGCTGAAGGTCGCAGGTGCCAGCTATCTCATCTACTTGGGCGTTAAACAGTGGCGCAGCCGTAATCACGCTTTCGATAATGTGCGCTCAGCCCCCGCCGTTGACGTGTCGGCCTGGAAACTGTTCAGCAAAGGCTTTTCGGTGGCGATTACCAACCCCAAGGCGATTCTTTTCTTCGCCGCATTCCTGCCTCAGTTCATTCAGGGCGGCAACTCCAGCCTGAGCTACCTGACCGTTCTGATATTCACGTTTGCCGGTTGCTCGATTGTCGCGCACCTGTTTTACGCCTTGCTGGCCCAGACGCTCAAGGGCTACCTGTCGTCTCCAGCACGCGCAAAAGCACTTAACCGTTTGTTTGGGGTTTCGTTTATGGGGTTGGGCGTAAGTCTTTTGACGATCCGCGGCAAAGTCGCCTAA